One part of the Gemmatimonadota bacterium genome encodes these proteins:
- a CDS encoding sulfurtransferase: MIRVPLLAATALALVSALAPSPTPAQGRPSAAVPLVVTGDWLAKHLTDARQVIIHAASTRPEYDAGHVPGARLLPFATYAPTLEGLSSQMAPLAQLDSALEAVGVNDGDRLVIYGQPLQVARLLVTLDYLGLKGRVSVLDGGIDAWRDAGRTISREAPAVTRGSFTPNVDASVIADIGWVSQNTSASGVRILDARAPEFYLGYSPGQMPRAGHIPGAANIPFSQLTGELTQLRDEPKLSRLFAAAGVKQGDTVVTYCHIGMQASLLYFAARRLGYNARIFDGSFEEWSKKAELPVVVEAEKKP; the protein is encoded by the coding sequence ATGATCCGTGTGCCCCTCCTCGCCGCCACCGCGCTGGCGCTCGTCTCCGCGCTTGCCCCTTCGCCCACGCCTGCACAGGGGCGCCCCAGCGCCGCGGTGCCGCTCGTCGTCACCGGTGACTGGCTCGCCAAGCACCTCACCGACGCCCGACAGGTCATCATTCACGCGGCGTCGACGCGCCCGGAGTATGATGCGGGACATGTGCCCGGGGCACGACTGCTCCCCTTTGCGACCTACGCGCCGACACTCGAGGGGCTGAGCAGCCAGATGGCTCCCCTGGCCCAACTCGACTCGGCGCTCGAGGCCGTCGGGGTGAACGATGGCGACCGACTCGTCATCTACGGGCAGCCGTTGCAGGTGGCGCGCTTGCTGGTGACGCTGGACTACCTGGGGCTCAAGGGGCGCGTCTCGGTGCTGGACGGCGGGATCGATGCGTGGCGCGACGCCGGCCGCACGATCTCGCGCGAGGCCCCGGCCGTGACGCGGGGGAGCTTCACGCCTAACGTCGACGCCTCGGTCATCGCCGACATCGGCTGGGTAAGCCAGAACACGAGCGCCAGCGGCGTGCGCATCCTCGATGCCCGCGCTCCGGAGTTCTACCTCGGTTACTCGCCGGGCCAGATGCCGCGGGCGGGGCACATCCCGGGCGCGGCCAACATCCCCTTCTCGCAGCTCACCGGCGAGCTCACGCAACTGCGCGACGAGCCCAAGCTGAGCCGGCTGTTTGCGGCTGCCGGCGTGAAGCAGGGAGACACGGTGGTGACCTACTGCCACATCGGGATGCAGGCCTCGCTCCTGTACTTCGCCGCCCGCCGCCTGGGCTACAACGCCCGCATCTTCGACGGCTCGTTCGAGGAGTGGAGCAAGAAGGCGGAGTTGCCGGTGGTGGTGGAGGCGGAGAAGAAGCCGTAG
- a CDS encoding c-type cytochrome, translating into MHRHGMVGRIDFTGGASRRAGLLVATVVVATSILACSPQAEVAQSTDSAAGTGGAPKAAQPAPTGVAKAPFRLPDESEIRDTVILASVRRGRALLTHTRDSLPDHVGSALVCTNCHQQFGTLKNGMSWVGVYARFPQYRSRAGETQIIEDRVNDCFKRSLNGTPLDPASRDMRDIVAYMAFLSTGYPVGSETEGQGLPKMEPLVGDTVSGAALFAVRCARCHGVSGEGTPIAPPTWGPRSYNVGAGMARVRTAATFIKHWMPQDSAGVLTAQEAFDVATFIDTRPRPDFKGKEKDWPHGDPPPDVAYATDAARRKGAARQ; encoded by the coding sequence ATGCATCGGCACGGGATGGTGGGACGAATCGATTTCACAGGCGGCGCGTCGCGGCGCGCCGGTCTTCTGGTGGCGACGGTCGTCGTCGCCACCAGCATCCTCGCATGTTCCCCGCAGGCCGAGGTCGCGCAGTCGACCGACTCGGCGGCCGGCACCGGCGGGGCGCCCAAAGCGGCGCAGCCTGCGCCGACGGGGGTGGCGAAGGCGCCCTTCCGTCTCCCGGACGAGTCGGAGATTCGAGACACCGTCATTCTGGCCTCGGTGCGTCGCGGGCGCGCGCTGCTCACGCACACGCGCGATTCGCTCCCCGACCATGTGGGGAGCGCCCTGGTCTGCACCAACTGCCATCAGCAATTCGGTACGCTGAAGAACGGGATGAGCTGGGTCGGGGTGTACGCGCGCTTCCCGCAGTATCGCAGCCGAGCCGGTGAGACGCAGATCATCGAGGATCGCGTCAACGACTGCTTCAAGCGCTCGCTCAACGGCACGCCACTCGATCCCGCCTCGCGCGACATGCGCGATATCGTGGCCTACATGGCGTTCCTCTCCACGGGCTATCCCGTGGGAAGCGAGACTGAGGGGCAGGGACTGCCGAAGATGGAACCGCTCGTCGGCGACACGGTGAGCGGCGCTGCACTCTTCGCGGTGCGCTGTGCGCGCTGCCATGGCGTGTCGGGCGAAGGAACCCCCATCGCCCCGCCCACGTGGGGGCCGCGGTCGTACAACGTCGGGGCCGGCATGGCGCGGGTGCGCACCGCCGCGACCTTCATCAAGCACTGGATGCCGCAGGACTCTGCCGGGGTGCTCACCGCGCAGGAGGCGTTCGACGTCGCGACCTTCATCGATACGCGTCCGCGCCCCGACTTCAAGGGGAAGGAAAAGGACTGGCCGCATGGCGACCCGCCCCCCGACGTCGCCTACGCGACCGATGCGGCACGTCGGAAGGGCGCGGCCAGGCAATAG
- a CDS encoding 1-acyl-sn-glycerol-3-phosphate acyltransferase, translated as MPDTPEGPSRPTRPPLVDAPLPREVRETLAPLERMHVEVALRMNREPLKGAWTWCQRAIGATWIALATGKLLRVDGFEHVRDAFPRGPLLFVANHRSYFDLFVVSSLLHRELRGRKRLYFPVVGQFYYQSLAGLALNQLFAFWSMFPPLFALPTHGVSDRYALDILVDLCSRGPGNILGIHPEGGRNLNPDPYSFMRFQPGTGKIIHAARPIVIPTFIAGLDNDLANQLRRNWRGGEPIRVWFDAPMALDDYLAMPGKGSTYKQITDAVMDRVKALADRDRAQYAATP; from the coding sequence GTGCCCGACACTCCCGAGGGGCCTTCCCGTCCGACGCGCCCCCCGCTGGTCGACGCCCCGTTGCCGCGCGAGGTGCGCGAGACGCTGGCGCCGCTCGAGCGCATGCACGTCGAGGTGGCGCTGCGCATGAATCGCGAACCGCTCAAGGGGGCGTGGACCTGGTGCCAGCGTGCGATCGGCGCCACGTGGATTGCCCTGGCGACCGGGAAGCTCCTGCGCGTGGACGGCTTCGAGCATGTGCGCGATGCCTTTCCTCGCGGCCCGCTGCTCTTCGTCGCCAACCATCGATCGTACTTCGACCTCTTCGTCGTCTCGAGCCTGCTGCACCGCGAACTTCGGGGGCGCAAGCGACTGTACTTCCCGGTCGTGGGACAGTTCTACTACCAGTCGCTGGCCGGGCTGGCGCTCAACCAGCTCTTCGCCTTCTGGTCGATGTTTCCCCCGCTCTTCGCGCTCCCCACGCACGGGGTGAGCGATCGGTATGCGTTGGACATCCTCGTCGACCTCTGCTCGCGCGGGCCGGGGAACATCCTCGGGATCCACCCCGAGGGGGGGCGCAACCTCAACCCCGACCCGTACTCGTTCATGCGCTTCCAGCCGGGGACGGGGAAGATCATCCACGCCGCACGCCCGATCGTCATCCCCACTTTCATCGCGGGGCTCGACAACGACCTCGCCAACCAGCTGCGCCGCAACTGGCGCGGCGGTGAACCCATCCGGGTTTGGTTCGACGCACCGATGGCGCTCGACGACTACCTCGCGATGCCCGGCAAGGGGAGCACCTACAAGCAGATTACCGACGCCGTGATGGACCGGGTCAAGGCACTCGCCGATCGCGATCGCGCGCAGTACGCGGCCACGCCCTAA
- a CDS encoding gamma-glutamyltransferase, which yields MSVVALLGAALLQGAVSQLQAPQPAMRDPAYAADGRLAVSIDGDVWVQQSPGRDAKWRRLTSGAAWDREPAWAPDGRSIVFTSDRAGGLDLWRVTLTADGGGPPERVTTDAADEMEATVGGDGTIVFTRGRGARARLWVRDAAGGERRLTTTELGERWATLSPDGTRVAYVQLADGARRLRVRALSGPSADSVVVGDRGAERPTWAPDGERLAFAAASPRGGIYVAPRDGRYVNLVTQRRGAPAWSPDGRALVVAEAEGDEAGYNGDPRRLPDRVAESLGNVARLHWIEAPAAPDVQLATATAPAVEDRPARNAELFDRIWARLDRLYFTAPAAAARRVMWAALRDRYRPRAIAAGSDLDVERVVHAMLMERPTYRDEASGRAAVASAHPVSTAAGLEVLAKGGNVVDAAVATSFALGVVEPDASGIGGYGEMLVHLKGMDRPVLFEFMARVPEEGGLSNASLLQDGRYPSDGPVLAMVPGTVAGMHAAWKRFGSGKVAWADLLAPAIRAARDGYEVSDGLATTLWLEQGRFTKYEGSRALFFRDGQPMVAGDTVRNPDLAWTLEQIAKAGADGFYRGEVARRLVQDLRGKGNAVRLTDLARYFAPEREPVAITYRGNTIYSSAPPASGGAILAGQLNNLERFGVPRPLTDDPASLHAMIAAWQLAPSGRGRIADPSLWPVNTEPFTSKDTAAVRWRCFSPTRAVDPSIFRGDTLQCASPAGGKSLRHLRCGRRRHAPWCVRDHRRTR from the coding sequence ATGTCCGTCGTCGCCCTCCTTGGGGCCGCCCTCCTGCAGGGCGCGGTCTCCCAGCTCCAGGCCCCGCAACCGGCCATGCGCGACCCGGCCTATGCCGCCGATGGGCGCCTCGCGGTCAGCATCGATGGCGACGTGTGGGTGCAACAGTCGCCCGGCCGTGACGCGAAGTGGCGTCGCCTGACGAGTGGTGCGGCGTGGGATCGCGAGCCGGCGTGGGCGCCGGACGGACGGTCGATCGTCTTCACCTCCGATCGTGCCGGAGGGCTCGACCTGTGGCGCGTGACGTTGACGGCCGACGGTGGGGGACCACCTGAGCGCGTGACGACCGATGCGGCCGACGAGATGGAGGCGACGGTCGGGGGCGACGGGACGATCGTCTTCACGCGCGGGCGTGGCGCGCGCGCGAGGCTGTGGGTGCGCGATGCGGCCGGGGGCGAGCGACGGCTGACTACCACCGAGCTGGGCGAGCGGTGGGCGACGCTGTCGCCCGACGGCACGCGCGTGGCCTACGTGCAGCTGGCGGACGGGGCTCGTCGCCTGCGGGTGCGCGCCCTGTCCGGGCCATCGGCCGACAGTGTGGTCGTGGGAGACCGGGGCGCCGAGCGCCCCACGTGGGCCCCCGATGGCGAGCGCCTGGCGTTCGCGGCCGCCTCGCCGCGCGGGGGGATCTACGTGGCGCCGCGCGATGGGCGCTACGTGAACCTGGTGACGCAGCGGCGCGGCGCCCCGGCCTGGTCGCCGGACGGGCGGGCGCTGGTGGTCGCCGAGGCGGAGGGGGACGAAGCGGGCTACAACGGCGACCCGCGCCGGCTCCCGGATCGAGTCGCCGAGTCGTTAGGCAACGTGGCCCGGCTGCACTGGATCGAGGCGCCGGCCGCGCCCGACGTGCAGCTGGCGACGGCGACCGCGCCCGCCGTCGAGGACCGTCCGGCGCGTAACGCCGAGCTGTTCGATCGCATCTGGGCTCGGCTCGACCGCCTGTACTTTACCGCGCCCGCCGCCGCCGCCCGGCGCGTGATGTGGGCGGCGTTGCGCGACCGCTACCGCCCGCGGGCGATCGCCGCCGGCAGCGACCTCGACGTCGAGCGCGTCGTCCACGCGATGCTGATGGAACGCCCCACCTATCGGGACGAAGCCTCGGGGCGTGCCGCCGTGGCGAGCGCGCACCCGGTGTCGACCGCGGCCGGCCTCGAGGTGCTCGCGAAGGGGGGCAACGTCGTCGACGCGGCGGTGGCGACCTCGTTCGCGTTAGGCGTGGTCGAGCCGGACGCCAGCGGCATCGGCGGCTACGGCGAGATGCTCGTCCACCTCAAGGGGATGGATCGCCCCGTCCTCTTCGAGTTCATGGCGCGCGTCCCCGAGGAGGGCGGACTCTCCAACGCGTCGTTGCTCCAGGATGGGCGCTACCCGTCCGACGGCCCGGTGCTGGCGATGGTCCCGGGAACCGTTGCCGGCATGCATGCCGCGTGGAAGAGGTTCGGCAGCGGCAAGGTCGCATGGGCCGACCTCCTGGCCCCGGCCATTCGCGCGGCACGCGACGGTTACGAGGTGAGCGACGGGCTGGCGACCACGCTCTGGCTGGAGCAGGGGCGTTTCACCAAGTACGAGGGGAGCCGAGCCCTCTTCTTCCGCGACGGCCAGCCGATGGTGGCCGGCGATACGGTACGGAATCCCGACTTGGCGTGGACGCTGGAGCAGATCGCCAAGGCGGGGGCCGACGGCTTCTATCGCGGCGAGGTGGCGCGCCGCCTCGTGCAGGACCTGCGCGGCAAGGGGAACGCCGTGCGGCTGACGGACCTCGCCCGCTATTTCGCCCCCGAGCGCGAGCCGGTGGCCATCACCTATCGCGGCAACACCATCTACTCGAGTGCCCCGCCCGCGAGCGGCGGCGCGATCCTCGCCGGGCAGCTCAACAACCTCGAGCGCTTCGGCGTGCCGCGCCCGCTCACCGACGACCCGGCGTCGCTGCACGCGATGATCGCGGCCTGGCAACTCGCCCCGTCCGGGCGCGGCCGCATCGCCGACCCTTCGCTCTGGCCCGTGAACACGGAGCCGTTCACCAGCAAGGACACCGCCGCGGTGCGATGGCGCTGCTTCTCGCCCACGCGCGCGGTCGATCCGTCGATCTTTCGCGGCGACACGCTGCAGTGCGCGTCACCCGCCGGCGGCAAGTCGTTACGGCACCTCCGGTGCGGCCGGCGACGCCACGCCCCCTGGTGCGTACGCGACCACCGCCGGACGCGATGA
- a CDS encoding gamma-glutamyltransferase, with translation MIVGTIDLGLGPQRALELPRFLPGQRSGPGGRESVIDIEDGFSPDAIAALRAIGYRFDVVSLKGELRMGYGSAVMIDGPRIRGGGDPRRAGVAGAIDGTR, from the coding sequence GTGATCGTCGGGACAATCGACCTGGGGTTGGGGCCGCAGCGAGCGCTGGAACTCCCGCGCTTTCTCCCCGGGCAGCGTTCAGGGCCGGGGGGGCGCGAGTCGGTGATCGACATCGAGGATGGCTTCTCCCCCGACGCGATTGCCGCGCTCCGGGCGATCGGCTATCGATTTGACGTCGTCTCGCTCAAGGGCGAACTCCGCATGGGCTACGGCTCGGCCGTCATGATCGACGGCCCGCGTATCCGTGGCGGCGGCGACCCGCGCCGGGCCGGAGTCGCCGGCGCGATCGACGGCACGCGCTGA
- the msrB gene encoding peptide-methionine (R)-S-oxide reductase MsrB encodes MSDRSSNDRDRLDKSDAEWEATLTPEQYRVMRDKGTERAFTGKYWNTKTRGVYKCAACDQPLFSSETKFDSGTGWPSFYAPVAPDAVTTETDYTHGMIRVEALCSRCHAHLGHVFNDGPKPTGMRFCMNSVSLALEEDGKTGRRDDE; translated from the coding sequence ATGAGCGACCGCAGCAGCAACGACCGAGACCGGCTCGACAAGAGCGACGCCGAGTGGGAGGCGACGCTCACGCCGGAGCAGTATCGCGTGATGCGGGACAAGGGGACCGAGCGCGCCTTCACCGGGAAGTACTGGAACACCAAGACCCGCGGCGTCTACAAGTGCGCAGCGTGCGACCAACCGCTCTTCTCGTCCGAGACCAAGTTCGATTCCGGGACCGGATGGCCGAGCTTCTACGCGCCGGTGGCCCCTGACGCCGTCACGACGGAGACCGACTACACCCACGGCATGATTCGCGTGGAGGCGCTCTGCTCGCGCTGCCACGCGCACCTGGGACACGTCTTCAACGACGGGCCCAAGCCGACCGGGATGCGCTTCTGCATGAACTCGGTCTCGCTCGCGTTGGAGGAAGACGGGAAGACGGGACGACGGGACGACGAGTGA
- the rho gene encoding transcription termination factor Rho, with product MTERRRPFRRGRRPSNKRQQNAEPYAEPNPYRDGDADGAPGESGGADGGDGAPPSREVREIRGASGDDSGTRADAPPRGGDEGGAYYDGPPPREAQPGNERQPGNERQPGNERQPGNERQPRQDFQRRDDDSGGNRGGRRNRRRHGRGKREGQPPPPQLPVVADGETVGWFDASRDGGFIRRAANSYLADHGDAWIPPQVVRQYTLRRGDLLAATTGRDNRGRNVVIDLTQLNGVPVADLVRRPDFGSLTATYPERRLTLETGRPAKGGPELTRRAIDLVAPVGYGQRALIVAPARAGKTMLLHAITEGIAINHPNAVLLILLVDERPEEVSEAISWGVGEVIASSFDQPAPRHVEVCEMVLEHSRRMVEMGKDVVIVLDSLTRMARAHNTAERGSGRTMSGGLDTSAMAKPKAFFGSARAVHPKDGGGSLTIIATALVETGSRMDDVIFEEFKGTGNCEIKLERSLAEKRIFPAFDIATSGTRREEKLYKEGQLDAIYTLRRGLQQMPPQSAMEWLIKRIAATTNNDALLAGL from the coding sequence ATGACCGAACGTCGACGCCCCTTTCGTCGCGGCCGGCGACCGTCCAACAAGCGCCAGCAAAACGCCGAGCCGTACGCCGAACCCAATCCCTATCGTGATGGTGACGCCGACGGCGCACCTGGCGAAAGCGGCGGAGCGGACGGCGGCGACGGCGCACCACCGTCGCGCGAAGTGCGCGAAATCCGCGGCGCCTCGGGCGATGACAGCGGCACTCGGGCAGACGCACCGCCACGCGGTGGTGACGAGGGTGGCGCCTACTACGACGGACCGCCTCCCCGCGAGGCGCAACCGGGCAACGAACGCCAGCCGGGCAACGAACGCCAGCCGGGCAACGAGCGCCAACCAGGCAACGAGCGACAGCCGCGCCAGGACTTCCAGCGCCGCGATGACGACAGCGGCGGCAACCGCGGCGGACGGCGCAATCGCCGGCGCCATGGCCGCGGCAAGCGGGAAGGCCAGCCACCTCCTCCACAACTGCCGGTCGTAGCGGACGGCGAGACGGTCGGCTGGTTCGATGCCTCGCGCGACGGCGGCTTCATTCGCCGCGCGGCGAACAGCTACCTCGCCGACCACGGCGACGCATGGATCCCGCCGCAGGTCGTGCGCCAGTACACGCTGCGCCGCGGCGACCTCCTCGCGGCCACGACCGGGCGCGACAATCGCGGGCGCAACGTCGTCATCGACCTGACGCAGCTCAACGGCGTTCCGGTGGCCGACCTCGTGCGCCGCCCCGACTTCGGGTCGCTCACCGCGACATACCCCGAACGCCGCCTAACGCTGGAGACCGGTCGCCCGGCCAAGGGAGGGCCCGAGCTCACCCGTCGCGCCATCGACCTTGTCGCTCCGGTGGGCTACGGTCAGCGCGCCCTCATCGTCGCCCCGGCACGCGCCGGCAAGACGATGCTCCTGCACGCCATCACCGAAGGGATCGCGATCAATCATCCCAACGCGGTCCTGCTCATCCTCCTCGTCGACGAACGTCCCGAGGAAGTGAGCGAGGCGATCTCGTGGGGCGTGGGCGAAGTCATCGCCTCCAGCTTCGATCAGCCCGCCCCGCGCCACGTCGAAGTGTGCGAGATGGTGCTCGAGCACTCGCGCCGCATGGTGGAGATGGGGAAGGACGTCGTCATCGTCCTCGACTCGCTCACCCGCATGGCCCGCGCGCACAACACCGCCGAGCGTGGCTCCGGCCGCACGATGTCCGGCGGTCTCGACACCAGCGCCATGGCCAAGCCCAAGGCGTTCTTCGGCTCCGCCCGCGCCGTGCACCCCAAGGATGGCGGCGGCTCCCTCACGATCATCGCCACCGCACTCGTCGAGACCGGCTCGCGCATGGACGACGTGATCTTCGAGGAGTTCAAGGGGACCGGCAACTGCGAGATCAAGCTCGAACGCTCGCTCGCCGAGAAGCGCATCTTCCCCGCCTTCGACATCGCGACCAGTGGCACCCGTCGCGAGGAGAAGCTCTACAAGGAAGGACAGCTCGACGCGATCTACACGCTCCGCCGCGGGCTGCAACAGATGCCGCCGCAAAGCGCGATGGAGTGGTTGATCAAGCGGATCGCGGCGACCACGAACAACGACGCGTTGCTCGCGGGGCTCTAG
- a CDS encoding PBP1A family penicillin-binding protein, producing MSLRASLVARWQSLRAAFRRDPLVPLGADLRRHWRASLVVGTLVVGAVVFDAWVYSCGFNGCPTPAAIKAFQPPEGGRVLDRNGRLIGRLTLVKRVNVPLTRVPEHVRQAFIATEDRRFASHEGIDWRGFARAVTRNVRSLDVREGFSTITMQVARNTFMAEREALQRSLGRKLIELRLARLLERHLTKDEILARYLNVIYLGNGVYGVEGASRDLFGKHIDEVTIAEGAMLAALPKGPSLYTPRRNRARAQDRRDLVLRLMREEGYLDEIGMVAARAEPLEIARREWSPAQPNESYALDAVRAAVDSVLRVSGERMSELTVHTTLDLTAQQSAERAVRTHADRIEHETSWTWEGEDHRRLQGALVALDPRTGDIRALVGGRRYERGGFNRAIAAKRQPGSAFKPFVYAAALTAGFTPATIVDDDPVSVETGRDTWTPANYGDEYRGRVTLRQALAQSANAATVRVSRAVGEGRVADRARQNGIASRLQAVPSIALGAVEVTPLELVAAYAPFANGGLRVTPRLVRRIERSDKSLLWASVVTTSPVMDPRDAFQLTSMLRSVVDEGTGRAVRAAGITGPVAGKTGTTNNGTDVWFVGYTPTMVAGVWFGYDTPHTLGDAANGGRYAAPAWADFYRRGWKERANTAAWKAPDGLIAREIDPATGLLAEEWCDSRRREWFKPGTEPTESSCEMAHDDDEWMRDVESEVGEKLADLFRRMIRRRL from the coding sequence ATGTCGCTCCGCGCCTCGCTCGTCGCGCGCTGGCAGTCGCTTCGTGCGGCCTTTCGCCGCGACCCGCTCGTGCCACTCGGCGCCGACCTGCGCCGGCATTGGCGCGCCTCGCTCGTCGTCGGCACGCTGGTGGTGGGGGCGGTGGTCTTCGATGCGTGGGTGTACAGCTGCGGCTTCAATGGCTGCCCCACGCCGGCCGCGATCAAGGCGTTCCAGCCGCCCGAGGGTGGGCGGGTGCTCGACCGCAACGGGCGCCTGATCGGGCGGCTGACGCTGGTCAAGCGTGTCAACGTCCCGCTCACGCGCGTCCCTGAGCACGTGCGGCAGGCCTTCATCGCCACCGAGGATCGCCGTTTCGCCTCGCACGAGGGGATCGACTGGCGCGGATTTGCCCGTGCCGTCACGCGCAACGTGCGTTCGCTCGACGTGCGGGAGGGGTTCAGCACGATCACGATGCAGGTGGCGCGCAACACGTTCATGGCGGAACGGGAGGCGCTGCAACGCTCGTTAGGCCGCAAGCTCATCGAGTTGCGCCTGGCGCGCCTGCTCGAGCGTCACCTCACCAAGGACGAGATCCTCGCGCGCTACCTCAACGTCATCTACCTCGGCAACGGGGTGTACGGCGTGGAGGGGGCGAGCCGCGACCTGTTCGGGAAGCACATCGACGAGGTGACGATCGCCGAAGGGGCGATGCTGGCGGCGCTCCCCAAGGGCCCGTCGCTCTACACCCCGCGGCGCAACCGCGCGCGGGCGCAGGATCGGCGCGACCTCGTGTTGCGCCTGATGCGCGAGGAGGGGTACCTCGACGAGATCGGGATGGTGGCGGCGCGCGCCGAGCCGCTGGAGATCGCCCGCCGGGAGTGGTCGCCGGCGCAGCCCAACGAGTCGTACGCCCTGGACGCGGTACGGGCGGCGGTGGATTCGGTGCTGCGCGTGTCCGGCGAGCGGATGTCGGAGCTGACGGTGCACACCACGCTCGACCTCACCGCCCAGCAGTCGGCGGAACGCGCCGTGCGCACGCACGCCGATCGCATCGAGCATGAGACGTCGTGGACGTGGGAGGGTGAGGATCATCGTCGCCTGCAGGGGGCGCTGGTCGCCCTCGATCCGCGCACGGGTGACATTCGCGCGCTCGTCGGCGGGCGCCGCTACGAGCGTGGTGGCTTCAACCGGGCCATCGCAGCGAAGCGGCAGCCGGGGTCGGCGTTCAAGCCGTTCGTGTATGCCGCGGCGTTGACCGCCGGCTTCACGCCGGCCACCATCGTCGACGACGATCCGGTGTCGGTCGAGACGGGGCGCGACACCTGGACGCCGGCCAACTACGGCGATGAGTACCGCGGACGCGTCACGCTGCGCCAGGCGCTGGCGCAGTCGGCCAACGCGGCGACGGTGCGCGTGTCGCGCGCGGTGGGCGAGGGGCGGGTGGCCGACCGGGCGCGCCAGAACGGGATTGCAAGCCGGCTGCAGGCGGTGCCCTCCATCGCGTTAGGCGCGGTGGAGGTGACGCCGCTCGAACTGGTGGCGGCCTACGCGCCCTTTGCCAACGGGGGGCTGCGCGTGACCCCGCGCCTGGTGCGCCGCATCGAGCGGTCGGACAAGAGCCTCCTGTGGGCCTCGGTGGTGACGACGTCGCCGGTGATGGACCCGCGCGATGCCTTCCAGCTCACCTCCATGCTGCGTTCGGTGGTCGACGAAGGGACCGGTCGTGCCGTGCGCGCGGCGGGGATCACCGGGCCGGTGGCCGGGAAGACCGGGACGACCAACAACGGGACCGACGTCTGGTTCGTGGGCTACACGCCGACGATGGTGGCGGGGGTCTGGTTCGGCTACGACACGCCGCACACGTTAGGCGACGCGGCCAACGGCGGGCGCTACGCAGCGCCGGCGTGGGCCGACTTCTATCGCCGCGGCTGGAAGGAGCGCGCCAACACCGCCGCCTGGAAGGCCCCCGACGGGCTCATCGCCCGCGAGATCGACCCCGCGACCGGACTCCTGGCCGAGGAGTGGTGCGACTCCCGCCGCCGTGAGTGGTTCAAGCCCGGGACCGAGCCCACGGAGTCCTCCTGCGAGATGGCGCACGACGACGACGAGTGGATGCGCGACGTCGAGAGCGAGGTGGGCGAGAAGCTCGCGGACCTCTTCCGGCGCATGATCCGCAGGCGCCTGTAG
- a CDS encoding pyridoxal-phosphate dependent enzyme: MSRISLDAIARAAREIDPVFRQSPQYRPESLGERLGVDLVVKVETVNPIRSFKGRGADFFVRELGDPTVPLVCASAGNFGQGLAFAARRVGQRLDVFASEVANPLKVARMRAFGATVRQVGRDFDAAKAAAKEWAAAQGAFFVEDGREVAISEGAGSIAVELAAWPDPFDAVVVPLGNGALLCGVATWLKAHAPATRIIGVCAEAAPSMERSWRARQPLETERADTIADGIAVRVPIPEAVGDLQEIVDDMVLVPDAVTLEAMRLLFAHLGLVVEPAGAVGVAALLADAPRFRGMRVATILCGSNLTPEQVAAYQLTGA, encoded by the coding sequence ATGTCTCGCATTTCCCTCGATGCCATCGCCCGCGCCGCCCGGGAGATCGACCCGGTCTTCCGGCAGTCGCCGCAGTATCGCCCGGAGTCGTTAGGCGAACGACTGGGCGTCGACCTCGTGGTCAAGGTCGAGACGGTCAACCCGATTCGCTCGTTCAAGGGGCGCGGGGCCGACTTCTTCGTGCGCGAGCTCGGCGACCCGACCGTGCCGCTCGTCTGCGCGTCGGCGGGGAACTTCGGGCAGGGGCTGGCCTTCGCGGCGCGCCGCGTCGGGCAGCGGCTCGACGTCTTCGCCTCGGAGGTGGCCAACCCGCTCAAGGTGGCGCGCATGCGCGCCTTCGGGGCCACGGTGCGCCAGGTGGGGCGCGACTTCGACGCCGCCAAGGCGGCAGCGAAGGAGTGGGCGGCGGCGCAGGGCGCCTTCTTCGTCGAGGACGGGCGCGAGGTCGCCATCTCCGAGGGGGCCGGGTCGATCGCCGTAGAGCTGGCGGCGTGGCCCGACCCGTTCGACGCGGTCGTCGTTCCGTTAGGCAACGGGGCACTGCTCTGTGGCGTCGCGACCTGGCTCAAGGCGCACGCCCCCGCGACGCGCATCATCGGCGTCTGCGCCGAAGCGGCGCCGTCGATGGAACGCAGCTGGCGCGCCCGTCAGCCGCTCGAGACCGAGCGTGCCGATACGATCGCCGACGGGATCGCGGTGCGCGTCCCCATCCCCGAGGCGGTCGGCGACCTGCAGGAGATCGTCGACGACATGGTCCTGGTGCCCGACGCGGTGACGCTCGAGGCGATGCGCCTCTTGTTTGCGCACCTGGGACTCGTGGTGGAGCCGGCGGGCGCGGTCGGCGTCGCCGCGCTGCTCGCCGATGCGCCGCGCTTTCGCGGGATGCGCGTGGCGACGATCCTGTGCGGGAGCAACCTCACCCCCGAGCAGGTCGCGGCGTACCAGCTGACCGGGGCGTGA